The following coding sequences are from one Oceanispirochaeta sp. window:
- a CDS encoding GGDEF domain-containing protein produces MQWKEIATNSLILKNYELFKKSGVLDYIDETHSNNKELEDLLIEANEIFRQETVDELINLIIHFLAEKFIPSNMVFILNEGIMFNRIKTIVCRNMKISNDIIVIESLEPFEQFFRTYRGTTSFLILENEMEDTGLLAPFVPYKPRIVVPVLGISGLYGMIFFGEKVLGEDYDTREISYIDKLMNFTSIGIQNTIHYEHSVRDSKTGLYNHNFFIHRVNEQIARAKRVQKPFSVILMDIDNFKLFNDSYGHLAGDEVIIQLSKVLKRALREGDILSRFGGEEFTILLPYADKNEGWNAAERFRKTVEEMETKYQENILKITISLGIATYNYHEKINDITLLKRADDALYKSKKTGRNKTTSFKSGLLTKAQDMDYNESNQPSLK; encoded by the coding sequence ATGCAATGGAAAGAGATAGCTACGAATTCCCTGATTCTCAAGAATTATGAGCTCTTTAAAAAATCAGGTGTCCTTGATTATATCGATGAGACTCATTCTAACAATAAGGAGCTGGAAGACCTTCTTATTGAAGCCAATGAAATTTTCCGTCAGGAAACTGTGGATGAACTCATTAATCTGATTATTCATTTTCTTGCAGAGAAGTTTATTCCTTCTAATATGGTATTCATTCTAAACGAAGGAATAATGTTCAACAGAATTAAAACCATCGTCTGCCGGAATATGAAGATCAGCAATGATATCATTGTCATAGAGTCTCTTGAACCTTTCGAACAATTCTTCAGGACCTACAGAGGAACCACCAGTTTTCTGATCCTTGAAAATGAGATGGAAGACACAGGATTACTTGCCCCGTTTGTGCCCTATAAACCTAGGATTGTCGTACCGGTTCTGGGAATTTCCGGATTATATGGAATGATCTTCTTTGGTGAAAAAGTTCTGGGAGAAGACTATGACACCAGAGAGATATCTTATATTGACAAGCTGATGAATTTTACATCCATTGGAATTCAAAATACGATTCATTACGAGCACTCGGTGAGAGACTCCAAAACAGGCCTCTACAATCACAATTTTTTTATCCATCGGGTCAACGAACAAATTGCCCGTGCCAAACGTGTACAAAAGCCTTTTTCAGTCATTTTGATGGATATAGACAATTTTAAACTTTTTAATGACAGTTATGGTCATCTGGCTGGAGATGAAGTGATTATCCAACTGTCAAAAGTCTTGAAAAGAGCCCTCCGTGAGGGTGATATCCTCTCCCGCTTTGGAGGTGAAGAATTTACGATTCTTCTCCCTTATGCGGATAAGAATGAAGGTTGGAATGCGGCTGAACGCTTTCGGAAAACCGTGGAAGAGATGGAAACAAAATACCAGGAAAACATACTTAAAATAACCATAAGCCTGGGTATAGCCACCTACAACTATCATGAGAAAATAAATGATATCACTCTTCTGAAAAGAGCGGACGATGCCCTTTATAAATCCAAAAAAACCGGCCGGAATAAAACCACTTCATTTAAATCAGGACTGCTGACCAAGGCTCAGGATATGGATTACAATGAATCGAATCAACCATCTTTGAAGTGA